The proteins below are encoded in one region of Juglans microcarpa x Juglans regia isolate MS1-56 chromosome 4D, Jm3101_v1.0, whole genome shotgun sequence:
- the LOC121259582 gene encoding uncharacterized protein LOC121259582 encodes MKRAMPWSDEEEDLSSNESSSSPSDSEAEDGVGKKKAKDQSKAGQTSKERTSKVKSGKQKTGVVDFDELKRHGYKGGPSVLKVPPPKGLDDTKQDWSWSTGKESRETKEIEESYEDRQKTRAALAYGEELARVETRKEKNLSFSQKEKRKRELGQASRGKSYVEEEKRMLRESGIYSGFDT; translated from the exons ATGAAGAGGGCTATGCCATGGAGTGATGAGGAAGAAGATTTGTCCTCCAATGAGTCTTCATCCTCGCCTTCAGACTCTGAAGCTGAAGATGGGGTTGGCAAGAAAAAGGCAAAAGATCAGTCCAAAGCTGGCCAAACTTCCAAAGAAAGGACATCTAAAG TTAAATCTGGAAAGCAAAAGACTGGAGTCGTGGACTTTGATGAATTGAAGCGTCATGGCTATAAAGGTGGACCATCAGTCTTGAAAGTGCCTCCACCCAAAGGCTTGGATGACACGAAGCAAGACTGGTCATGGTCTACTGGCAAGGAAAGTCGTGAAACTAAGGAGATTGAGGAGTCTTATGAAGACCGACAGAAAACAAGAGCTGCATTAGCCTATGGTGAGGAGCTGGCGAGGGTGGAAACTCGGAAAGAGAAgaacctctctttctctcagaaggaaaagaggaaaagagagcTGGGGCAGGCTAGCAGGGGAAAGAGTTatgtagaagaagaaaagaggatGTTAAGGGAGAGTGGCATCTATTCTGGTTTTGATACTTGA